A stretch of the Gracilinanus agilis isolate LMUSP501 chromosome 4, AgileGrace, whole genome shotgun sequence genome encodes the following:
- the ITGA2B gene encoding integrin alpha-IIb: protein MARTQCPLPALWLLGWTHLLLVPGGIPPAWALNLDPAWPTLYVGPNGSHFGFALDFYQDGYGGIGIVVGAPQAVGLQGEETGGVFLCPWAAQGSSCSPLTFDLKDQTSKVGPVTFKTFKTKQGLGASVVSWKDNIVACAPWQHWNALELTEEAGQTPVGSCYVAQPKSGRRAEYAPCRENAMNQLYLGNYRRDLRYCEVGFSSTITQSGELVLGAPGGYYFIGLLARAQLSDIVSSYTPSALLWTVPSQRLSKDVFESEHRDAYRGYSVAVGEFNENPKDTEYVLGVPNWSTTLGAVEIFYQNHSILQLLQGEQVASYFGHTVAVTDINRDGRDDLLVGAPLFMEHRANRKLAEVGRVYIYLQLRTPHTLSNPKHLTGTELYGRFGSAIAPLGDLDQDGYNDVAVGAPFGGSNGQGRVFIFRGQDEGLSPRPSQVLDSPFHQGSGFGFALKGATDIDANGYPDLLVGAFGANQVAVYRAQPVVWATVQLLVPEVLNPAVKNCVLPDPKSAVSVSCFNIQLCISITGHRIPKKLRINAELQLDRLKPRQGRRVLLLGSLQSSTTLELELSSGHTPICHNIEAFLRDEAEFRDKLSPIMLSLNVSLKNEGAGGPLPLVLNGDTHVQEQTRIVLDCGEDDVCVPQLQLTANVKGSPLLIGADNVLELQVNTSNEGEGAYEAELAVHLPPGAHFMQALSDVKNFEKLLCIQKKENESQIVLCELGNPMKKDTRMRILMLVSVGNLEEAGASVSFMLQIKSKNSQNPNSEALQIEVPVRAKAHVELFGNSFPASLVLSSLHEGTLVNEYSRNVENIKFKIEDAAKVEHAFELHNQGPGTVTGLQLWIDFPSRSLFDDVLYVLDVQAQGGLQCSVQPPPNPFNLTVGPPTPVPSSTPTPHFQHEREKREALTPEHLGELQEPKLWNCSTWHCTSVSCELKQMERGQRVMVTISTILWMPGLLERSLDQFVLQSKAWFNVSGLPYNVPAESLPHGNVVVETRLLQVSLEEREIPTWWVAVGVICGLLLLALLILVMWKVGFFKRNRPPLEEEEEDE, encoded by the exons ATGGCTAGAACTCAGTGCCCGTTGCCTGCTCTATGGCTCTTGGGATGGACACACCTGCTTTTGGTGCCCGGTGGTATTCCCCCTGCCTGGGCCCTGAACCTGGATCCTGCATGGCCAACCCTCTACGTTGGCCCCAATGGCAGCCACTTTGGATTTGCTTTGGATTTTTACCAGGATGGCTATGGAGG CATTGGCATTGTGGTGGGAGCCCCACAGGCTGTAGGCCTCCAGGGGGAAGAGACTGGAGGTGTGTTCCTGTGTCCCTGGGCAGCCCAGGGCAGTTCCTGCAGCCCCCTGACCTTTGATCTCA aGGATCAAACCAGCAAGGTGGGGCCCGTCACCTTCAAAACCTTCAAGACCAAACAGGGCCTTGGTGCATCCGTTGTCAGTTGGAAGGACAACATTGTG GCGTGCGCTCCCTGGCAGCACTGGAATGCGCTGGAGCTGACCGAGGAGGCCGGACAGACGCCTGTTGGGAGTTGTTACGTGGCCCAGCCCAAGAGCGGCCGTCGGGCAGAGTACGCTCCGTGCCGAGAGAATGCCATGAATCAGCTCTACTTGGGGAACTATC GCCGAGACTTGCGCTACTGTGAAGTAGGGTTCAGTTCCACCATCACCCAG TCTGGAGAGCTGGTCCTGGGGGCTCCTGGAGGCTACTATTTCATAG GTCTGCTAGCCCGGGCTCAGCTTTCTGACATCGTGTCCAGCTACACCCCATCTGCCCTTCTCTGGACTGTGCCCTCCCAGCGCCTGAGCAAGGACGTCTTTGAGTCTGAGCACCGGGACGCCTACAGGG GGTACTCTGTGGCTGTAGGAGAATTTAATGAAAACCCTAAAGATACAG AATATGTACTGGGTGTCCCCAACTGGAGCACAACGCTTGGAGCG GTGGAAATTTTTTACCAGAACCACAGCATCCTACAGTTGCTTCAAGGAGAGCAG GTTGCTTCATATTTTGGGCATACAGTGGCCGTGACCGACATCAACAGGGATGG GAGAGATGACCTACTGGTAGGTGCCCCACTCTTCATGGAGCATAGAGCCAACCGAAAGTTGGCAGAAGTAGGACGTGTATACATCTATCTGCAACTGCGAACCCCACACACCCTGAGCAACCCCAAGCATCTGACTGGCACAGAATTATATGGGCGTTTTGGCTCAGCTATTGCTCCTCTTGGTGATCTGGACCAGGATGGGTACAATG atgtAGCAGTAGGGGCCCCATTTGGAGGCTCCAATGGACAGGGCCGAGTGTTCATATTCCGGGGGCAGGATGAAGGTCTGAGCCCACGCCCATCCCAGGTTCTAGATAGCCCTTTCCACCAAGGTTCCGGTTTTGGCTTTGCCCTGAAAGGGGCCACTGACATCGATGCCAATGGATACCCAG ACCTGCTGGTGGGGGCATTTGGAGCCAACCAAGTGGCTGTATACAG GGCTCAGCCTGTGGTGTGGGCCACCGTCCAATTACTGGTGCCAGAGGTACTGAACCCAGCTGTGAAGAACTGTGTCCTCCCTGACCCAAAGTCCGCGGTTTCAGTCAGCTg tTTCAATATCCAGTTGTGTATCAGCATCACTGGGCACAGAATCCCAAAGAAGCTTC GTATAAATGCTGAGCTGCAGCTGGACCGGCTGAAACCACGACAGGGTCGGCGGGTGCTATTGCTGGGCTCTCTGCAATCAAGCACCACTCTAGAATTAGAACTAAGCAGTGGACATACCCCTATTTGCCACAACATCGAGGCCTTCTTGCGG GATGAGGCTGAATTCCGGGACAAACTGAGCCCCATCATGCTCAGCCTTAATGTGTCCCTCAAGAATGAGGGGGCTGGAGGTCCCCTGCCCCTTGTACTGAATGGAGACACTCACGTACAGGAACAG ACTCGCATCGTACTGGACTGTGGGGAAGATGATGTATGTGTGCCCCAGTTACAACTCACTGCCAACGT GAAAGGTTCTCCCCTCCTAATTGGGGCAGACAATGTGCTGGAGCTGCAAGTGAACACCTCCAACGAGGGGGAGGGCGCCTACGAGGCCGAGCTGGCGGTCCACCTTCCCCCGGGTGCCCATTTCATGCAGGCACTGAGTGATGTCAAG AACTTTGAGAAACTACTTTGTatccagaagaaagagaatgagagtcAGATAGTGCTGTGTGAATTGGGCAACCCAATGAAGAAGGATACCAGG ATGAGAATCCTGATGCTGGTGAGTGTAGGAAACCTGGAGGAAGCTGGGGCCAGTGTCTCCTTCATGCTGCAGATTAAGAG TAAGAACAGTCAAAATCCCAACAGTGAAGCCCTTCAAATAGAAGTGCCCGTTAGGGCCAAAGCCCATGTGGAGCTGTTTGG GaactctttcccagcttccttgGTGCTCTCTTCACTCCATGAGGGGACCCTGGTGAATGAATACTCAAGAAATGTAGAGAATATTAAATTCAAGATAGAAGATGCTGCCAAGGTGGAACATGCATTTGAG ctCCACAACCAGGGTCCAGGGACAGTGACTGGACTTCAGCTTTGGATAGACTTCCCTAGCCGTTCCCTGTTTGATGACGTGCTCTATGTGCTGGATGTTCAGGCCCAAGGAGGCCTCCAGTGCTCTGTTCAACCTCCGCCCAATCCCTTCAAT CTGACAGTTGGGCCACCTACCCCTGTTCCCAgctccacccccactccccattTCCAACATGAACGAGAGAAGAGGGAAGCTCTTACTCCAGAACATCTAGGGGAGCTCCAAGAACCAAAACTCTGG AATTGCAGCACTTGGCACTGCACCTCGGTGTCGTGTGAGCTGAAGCAGATGGAGCGAGGCCAGCGGGTCATGGTCACCATATCCACCATTCTATGGATGCCTGGCCTCCTGGAG AGGTCCCTGGACCAGTTTGTCCTGCAGTCTAAAGCCTGGTTCAACGTCTCTGGGCTGCCTTACAATGTGCCTGCTGAGAGCCTGCCTCATGGAAATGTTGTG GTGGAGACCAGGCTGCTTCAGGTATCTCTGGAAGAAAGGGAGATTCCCACCTGGTGGGTGGCCGTGGGTGTGATATGTGGTCTCCTGCTGCTGGCCTTGCTCATCCTTGTAATGTGGAAG
- the GPATCH8 gene encoding G patch domain-containing protein 8 isoform X2: MGMGRMEMELDYAEDATERRRVLEVEKEDTEELRQKYKDYVDKEKAIAKALEDLRANFYCELCDKQYQKHQEFDNHINSYDHAHKQRLKDLKQREFARNVSSRSRKDEKKQEKALRRLHELAEQRKQAECALGSGPMFRPTTVAVDEEGDDDKDESTTTSNLGASASSGLSTELITDKGGPFTSVQPSGTTGLGPAPVLAPQAISFGIKNNLGTPLQKLGVSFSFAKKAPVKLESIASVFKDHAEEGSSEDSTKSDEKGSDPGALQKVGESDSSNNPEGKKEDEDAHEKDGGSLASTLSKLKKMKREDGTGTAEPEYYHYIPPAHCKVKPNFPFLLFMRASEQMEGDHSTHPKNTPESKKNSSPKLKSYSKPAVNQGAEKMVSEAPVQQKDINVIESSEPKSKADVKEGQMDAGDQSRNSQQLAENQIPESSPFKEVAQNTPARKEGPEGPKHPTGPFFPVLSKDESTALQWPSELLIFTKTTPSISYSCNPLYFDFKLSRNKDARAKGIEKPKDPGGPLKEHFQGSDPGDVNKNKEAGNVSHSSGEKTDSVPSGSACSSLHRQDPGESLGEDVEDKGKSLPSRKERAAKSHRHKKKKKHKKSSKHKRKHKDDPEDKVSKTESGEKSKKRKKRKRKKNKSSAPADSERGPKPEPPGSGSPAPPRRRRRTQEDSQRRVLPADEGNSSKKEEGGGSSSSAQDHGGKKHRADPPPSACQRRAGAKRRSSQPSSGDEESDATSSRRQHQKSPSQDSEDDDEDSGSEHSRSCSRSGRRHSSHRSSRRSYSSSSDASTDQSCYSRQRSYSDDSYSDYSDRSRRHSKRSHDSEDDSDYASSKHRSKRHKYSSSEDDYSLSCSQSRSRSRSHTRERSRSRSRGRSRSRSSSCSRSRSKRRSRSTTAHSWQRSRSYSRDRSRSTRSPSQRSDSRKGSRGHESPEERRSGRRDFIRSKIYRSQSPHYYRSGRAEGPGKKDGRGDDSKGSEPPSQNSSGPARVSDGDCSPEDKNSVTAKLLLEKIQSRKVERKPSVSDEVLVIPNKVGLKLKDPPQGYFGPKLPPSLGSKSVLPLIGKLPATRKPNTKKCEESGLERGDEQEQSETEEGPLGVIEAPFGHQCPSEDTARSTSDPLPEEPKPEEGTAEHSTAPLNTPALPNCYPGDPTMPHNYLPEPSDGDALEHLEGATQPVPGESSALPLVPDMEHFPSYAPPSGEHSVESPDGADDASLAPLESQPITFTPEEMEKYSKLQQAAQQHIQQQLLAKQVKAFPASAALAPATPALQPIHIQQPATASATSITTVQHAILQHHAAAAAAAIGIHPHPHPQPLAQVHHIPQPHLTPISLSHLTHSIIPGHPATFLASHPIHIIPASAIHPGPFTFHPVPHAALYPTLLAPRPAAAAATALHLHPLLHPIFSGQDLQHPPSHGT, translated from the exons AGATTGAAAGATCTCAAGCAGAGAGAGTTTGCTCGGAATGTTTCCTCAAGATCTCGGAAAGATGAGAAGAAGCAGGAGAAAGCTCTGCGACGGCTACATGAATTGGCAGAGCAGAGAAAGCAAGCCGAATG TGCCCTTGGAAGTGGCCCTATGTTCAGACCAACCACTGTTGCTGTAGATGAAGAAGGCGATGATGACAAAGATGAGTCAACTACCACTAGTAACTTGGGAGCCTCTGCTTCTTCTGGCCTAAGCACTGAATTGATCACAGACAAAGGAGGCCCATTTACTTCAGTACAACCCAGTGGCACCACTGGTCTTGGACCAGCTCCTGTTTTGGCCCCCCAGGCTATCAGCTTTGGCATCAAGAATAATTTGGGGACTCCCTTGCAAAAGTTAGgagtctcattttcttttgccaagaaagcccctgTCAAACTCGAATCAATAGCATCTGTCTTCAAGGACCATGCAGAGGAAGGTAGCTCAGAAGACAGCACAAAATCTGATGAGAAGGGCTCTGACCCAGGAGCATTGCAGAAAGTGGGAGAGTCTGATAGCAGCAATAATCCTGAAGgcaaaaaagaagatgaagatgcGCATGAAAAAGATGGTGGGTCACTTGCCTCAACACTATCCaagcttaaaaaaatgaaacgAGAAGATGGCACTGGAACTGCAGAGCCTGAATATTACCACTATATCCCCCCAGCTCATTGCAAAGTGAAGCCCaacttccccttccttctctttatgCGAGCCAGTGAGCAAATGGAAGGGGATCATAGCACACACCCAAAAAATACCCCTGAAAGCAAAAAAAACAGTTCTCCCAAGCTTAAGAGCTACAGCAAGCCAGCAGTAAACCAAGGAGCAGAAAAGATGGTGAGTGAAGCCCCTGTGCAACAGAAGGACATAAATGTGATTGAGTCTTCAGAGCCTAAAAGCAAGGCTGACGTAAAGGAGGGCCAAATGGATGCAGGTGACCAGAGTAGAAACAGTCAGCAGCTTGCAGAAAATCAAATCCCTGAATCCAGTCCTTTTAAAGAAGTTGCCCAGAATACGCCAGCAAGGAAAGAGGGCCCAGAAGGACCTAAACATCCTACTGGTCCCTTCTTCCCAGTTTTGAGCAAAGATGAAAGCACTGCCCTCCAGTGGCCATCAGAACTGTTAATTTTTACCAAGACAACACCCTCCATTTCATACAGCTGTAACCCtctatattttgattttaagTTGTCAAGAAATAAAGATGCCAGAGCAAAAGGGATAGAAAAACCAAAGGATCCAGGAGGCCCCTTGAAGGAACATTTCCAGGGTTCTGATCCTGGGGATGTAAATAAGAACAAGGAAGCTGGGAATGTAAGTCATAGTTCAGGGGAAAAAACAGATTCTGTGCCCTCAGGATCAGCCTGTAGTAGCCTTCACAGACAGGATCCTGGGGAGAGCCTTGGGGAAGATGTGGAGGACAAAGGCAAGAGCCTCCCTAGCAGGAAAGAACGAGCTGCCAAGTCACACCGacacaagaagaagaagaagcacaAAAAGTCCAGCAAACATAAGCGAAAACACAAAGATGATCCAGAAGACAAGGTCTCTAAAACTGAGTCTGGGGAGAAGTCTAAGAAGCGCAAGAAGAGAAAACGGAAGAAAAATAAGTCATCAGCCCCTGCAGACTCAGAGCGGGGACCTAAACCAGAACCCCCAGGGAGTGGAAGCCCTGCACCCCCAAGGAGACGGCGGCGCACACAGGAGGATTCCCAGAGGAGAGTACTTCCAGCCGATGAGGGGAATAGTAgcaagaaagaggagggaggaggcagcagcagcagtgccCAGGACCATGGTGGCAAGAAACACCGAGCTGATCCACCTCCATCTGCCTGCCAGCGAAGAGCAGGTGCTAAGCGAAGGAGCAGCCAACCCAGcagtggagatgaggagagtgATGCCACTTCATCACGCAGGCAGCACCAGAAATCTCCATCCCAGGACAGTGAGGATGATGACGAAGACTCTGGCAGTGAACACTCCCGGAGCTGTTCTCGGTCTGGCCGGCGCCATTCTTCCCATCGCTCATCTCGGCGATCCTATTCAAGCAGCTCTGATGCTTCTACAGACCAGAGCTGCTACAGTCGTCAACGTAGTTACTCTGATGACAGCTATAGTGACTACAGTGACCGGTCACGAAGGCATTCAAAGAGATCACATGACTCAGAGGATGACTCGGATTACGCCAGCTCAAAACATAGGTCCAAGCGACACAAATACTCATCTTCAGAAGATGACTACAGCCTCAGTTGCAGCCAGTCACGAAGTCGGTCACGGAGCCATACCAGAGAGAGATCAAGGTCTAGGAGCAGGGGTCGGAGCCGGAGCCGAAGCAGCAGTTGTAGTCGAAGCCGGAGCAAACGAAGAAGCCGTAGTACAACGGCCCACAGCTGGCAGAGGAGTCGGAGCTATAGCCGGGACCGGAGCCGCAGCACTCGAAGCCCCTCCCAGAGATCAGATTCTAGAAAAGGCTCGAGAGGTCATGAAAGTCCTGAAGAAAGACGATCAGGTCGTCGGGATTTTATCCGTTCCAAAATCTATCGTTCCCAGTCCCCACACTACTACCGGTCAGGTCGAGCTGAGGGGCCTGGAAAGAAAGATGGCAGAGGGGATGACAGTAAAGGGTCAGAGCCACCTTCCCAAAATAGCAGTGGCCCAGCAAGGGTATCTGATGGCGACTGCAGCCCAGAGGATAAGAACTCAGTCACTGCTAAGCTGCTATTAGAGAAGATTCAGTCAAGGAAGGTTGAAAGAAAACCAAGTGTAAGTGACGAGGTACTAGTTATCCCAAACAAGGTAGGGCTAAAATTGAAAGATCCCCCACAAGGTTACTTTGGGCCTAAGCTCCCACCCTCCCTCGGTAGTAAGTCAGTACTTCCATTGATAGGAAAGCTTCCTGCCACTCGCAAGCCAAACACCAAAAAATGTGAAGAGTCTGGCTTGGAGCGGGGTGATGAGCAAGaacagtcagagacagaggagGGGCCCCTGGGCGTCATTGAGGCCCCATTTGGACACCAGTGCCCTTCAGAGGACACAGCAAGGTCCACATCAGACCCACTTCCCGAAGAGCCAAAGCCTGAAGAAGGCACTGCCGAACACTCCACAGCCCCTTTGAATACCCCAGCACTCCCTAATTGCTATCCTGGGGATCCCACCATGCCCCACAACTACCTCCCTGAGCCCAGTGATGGGGATGCCCTGGAGCATCTGGAAGGGGCCACTCAACCAGTGCCCGGTGAATCTAGTGCCCTTCCTTTAGTCCCAGACATGGAACACTTCCCCAGCTATGCACCTCCAAGTGGGGAACACAGCGTCGAGTCCCCCGATGGGGCTGATGATGCCTCACTGGCCCCCCTAGAGAGTCAGCCCATCACTTTCACCCcagaagagatggagaaataCAGCAAACTCCAGCAAGCAGCCCAGCAGCATATCCAGCAACAGCTCCTGGCCAAGCAAGTGAAGGCATTCCCAGCCTCAGCAGCACTGGCCCCTGCAACACCTGCTCTCCAGCCCATCCATATCCAGCAGCCTGCcacagcctcagccacttccatcACCACAGTGCAGCATGCCATACTGCAACACcatgctgctgctgccgccgcagCCATAGGCATCCACCCACATCCCCATCCTCAGCCCCTTGCCCAGGTGCACCATATTCCCCAGCCACACCTAACCCCCATCTCCTTGTCCCACCTCACTCACTCAATTATCCCTGGCCACCCTGCCACCTTTCTTGCCAGCCATCCTATCCACATCATTCCTGCTTCTGCCATCCACCCAGGGCCTTTTACCTTTCACCCTGTCCCCCATGCAGCTCTCTATCCCACACTTCTAGCTCCTCGCCCTGCTGCAGCAGCTGCCACTGCTCTCCACCTCCACCCACTACTACACCCCATTTTCTCAGGTCAGGACCTGCAGCATCCACCTAGCCATGGAACATGA